One window of Bacillus sp. THAF10 genomic DNA carries:
- a CDS encoding DUF5365 family protein, which yields MKVVLASTPEQEEYIGELIQHLLTNILPYYFTDKEIENLQTETVHDTFSNYNGTLTEAFHIISSLQAMIAVIESVQKESILTKHRDIFRRNVISLREFGFSFPYGLDQFTKKKNNGSFFSKFMRASNQYLV from the coding sequence GTGAAAGTAGTACTTGCATCAACTCCAGAACAGGAGGAGTATATCGGTGAACTAATTCAGCATTTATTGACTAATATTCTGCCCTATTATTTCACAGATAAAGAGATAGAAAACCTCCAAACCGAAACAGTCCACGATACCTTTTCAAATTACAACGGAACGCTGACAGAAGCATTTCACATTATCTCAAGCTTGCAAGCAATGATTGCAGTGATTGAATCTGTACAAAAAGAATCCATCCTCACTAAGCATCGAGACATCTTTAGACGAAATGTTATTAGTCTTAGAGAATTTGGCTTTAGCTTCCCATATGGACTAGATCAATTCACAAAAAAAAAGAATAACGGCAGCTTTTTTAGTAAATTTATGCGAGCTTCCAACCAATACTTAGTGTAA
- a CDS encoding thioredoxin family protein, with protein sequence MKKLILFVGIIMAIFIALVVITNIQQTQNAEGNPFGKSKLHPETQKQLDDPLYQNVITPDELKEDLDAGETKTVYFYKSDCPACQQTSPVVVPMAEEMGIDLEMYNLLEFEEGWNEYAIESTPTFIHFEDGKEVDRLANYHQDHSVFSSWFEGLGE encoded by the coding sequence ATGAAAAAGCTAATACTCTTTGTAGGAATTATTATGGCCATTTTTATTGCCTTAGTCGTCATTACCAACATTCAGCAAACACAAAATGCAGAGGGAAATCCTTTTGGTAAAAGCAAGCTTCATCCTGAAACACAAAAGCAATTAGATGATCCGCTATATCAAAACGTGATTACACCTGACGAGCTAAAAGAAGATTTAGATGCTGGAGAAACAAAAACGGTGTATTTTTATAAATCAGATTGCCCGGCGTGTCAACAAACCAGTCCGGTTGTTGTTCCAATGGCAGAAGAAATGGGAATTGATTTAGAAATGTACAACCTGTTGGAATTTGAAGAAGGCTGGAACGAATATGCTATTGAATCTACTCCAACCTTTATCCATTTTGAAGATGGCAAAGAAGTGGACCGATTAGCAAACTATCACCAAGACCACAGCGTGTTTTCAAGCTGGTTTGAAGGTCTAGGCGAATAA
- a CDS encoding RluA family pseudouridine synthase, whose protein sequence is MVIQTISLVIQDPPDMNLQDFLKADMLVPKKLLHEMRMSKKVTVNDDHPLWTKPLQSGDRITLPIFPERVEPQATAMPVDVLAEDEHLLIVNKKAGVDTHPSSETDHLSLSNGVAYYFQQTNIQAKVRHTHRLDKDTSGCILFAKHAMSGAILDKLLAERKIKRTYLALVEGIMKTKQGTIEKSIGKDRHHAQRRRISPSGQRAVTHFKVIKEFSSENLTLVELHLDTGRTHQIRVHLSSIGHPLFGDTLYGAKNKYHRHSLHAWKLAVPHPFNDSTITAEAPLPKDFGPAKLSLT, encoded by the coding sequence ATGGTCATTCAAACAATAAGTCTTGTGATACAAGACCCCCCAGACATGAATTTACAAGACTTTTTAAAGGCAGACATGCTCGTACCTAAAAAGCTACTACACGAAATGCGTATGTCTAAGAAGGTAACTGTTAATGATGATCACCCTCTTTGGACAAAACCGCTTCAGTCTGGTGATAGAATCACGCTTCCTATTTTTCCAGAAAGAGTGGAACCGCAAGCCACAGCTATGCCTGTTGATGTGTTAGCAGAGGACGAACACCTATTGATTGTTAATAAAAAAGCTGGTGTTGATACACATCCTTCCTCTGAAACTGACCATTTGTCCTTGTCAAACGGTGTTGCCTATTATTTTCAACAAACTAATATTCAGGCAAAAGTTAGACACACACACAGACTAGACAAGGATACAAGTGGTTGCATACTGTTTGCAAAACATGCAATGAGTGGCGCAATCCTAGATAAGCTACTTGCAGAAAGAAAAATCAAACGAACGTATTTGGCCCTTGTGGAAGGGATCATGAAAACAAAACAAGGTACGATTGAGAAATCTATTGGGAAGGATCGTCATCATGCACAAAGACGAAGGATTTCTCCTTCAGGGCAAAGGGCTGTAACCCATTTTAAGGTTATCAAGGAATTTTCCAGCGAAAACCTGACACTTGTTGAGCTACATCTTGATACCGGGAGAACTCATCAAATTAGAGTTCATCTAAGCAGCATTGGTCATCCGTTATTTGGAGATACATTATACGGAGCAAAAAACAAGTACCACCGCCACAGCCTTCACGCTTGGAAGCTTGCTGTCCCACATCCGTTCAACGATTCTACGATCACAGCAGAAGCACCATTACCTAAAGATTTTGGTCCTGCCAAGCTCTCGTTAACGTAA
- a CDS encoding disulfide oxidoreductase: MDHSKRIENLLLAAAVTALVAMLGSLYFSEVLMYIPCELCWYQRILMYPLVVLLGIAAIKKDAGIVTYALPFSIIGGSISIYHYLVQKVAFFGENSISCGVVPCTGQYINLLGFITIPFLALIGFTVITIILFYVKNLAKKAGN; this comes from the coding sequence TTGGATCATTCCAAAAGAATTGAAAACCTTTTGCTAGCCGCAGCGGTAACCGCCTTGGTGGCCATGCTTGGCAGCTTGTATTTTTCAGAAGTATTGATGTACATACCATGTGAACTATGTTGGTACCAACGTATACTTATGTACCCGCTTGTGGTGTTACTCGGAATTGCAGCGATAAAAAAAGATGCGGGGATTGTTACCTATGCCCTACCCTTCTCCATCATCGGTGGATCTATTTCCATTTATCACTATTTAGTACAAAAGGTCGCTTTTTTCGGGGAAAATTCCATTTCATGTGGAGTTGTTCCATGTACAGGACAGTATATTAACTTGTTAGGGTTCATCACCATACCATTTTTAGCACTTATCGGTTTTACTGTCATTACCATCATTTTATTCTATGTAAAAAATCTAGCAAAGAAAGCAGGGAACTAA
- a CDS encoding GNAT family N-acetyltransferase, which produces MIKKLITEEELLQGFDVLQELRPHLEQTTFLKTYEAMKQEGYELYALYDENEAVAVTGIITLTNFYDGYHIYVYDLVTKSTERSKGYGEKLLHFIEEMGREKGCENVTLSSGLVRVDAHRFYEERMKYDKSSYVFRKNLL; this is translated from the coding sequence ATGATAAAAAAATTGATCACAGAGGAAGAATTGCTACAAGGATTTGATGTGTTACAGGAATTAAGACCGCATTTGGAGCAAACAACTTTTCTAAAAACATACGAAGCCATGAAACAAGAAGGCTATGAGCTGTATGCTCTTTATGACGAAAATGAGGCAGTTGCTGTAACTGGAATTATTACTCTAACAAACTTTTATGACGGTTATCATATTTATGTGTATGATCTTGTGACAAAAAGTACGGAACGATCAAAGGGATACGGAGAAAAACTTCTCCATTTCATCGAGGAGATGGGGAGAGAGAAAGGCTGTGAAAATGTAACGCTATCGTCTGGTTTGGTACGGGTGGATGCTCACCGATTCTATGAAGAGAGAATGAAGTATGACAAATCAAGCTACGTTTTTAGGAAAAATCTTCTATAA